In Fodinibius saliphilus, a genomic segment contains:
- a CDS encoding acyl-CoA reductase: MNRIQERVDALLEAIDNWLYTDNEHLADAIDRTAKEGYFSFEDIQFAIEAIKENISREALTNWMDHINSDSENSAEGQNVLCLHAGNIPLVGFQDALTTLLSGARYTGKISRKDPYLLPTFLNEVKQMSLWSDMDVQWTHRLNDFEGMAHDAVIFAGSESSVPGVKEAIQQYDLANEETRYLIRTAHFSIAFLDRVNSKSMQDLASSILRYGGKGCRSVAIVVSPYELEEVKEELVESTKSFWSENPQHETPAPRLKHQVAYNEAVERNQLWLEYFLIQEEGIELDQDFVCYWVQGDEKTVAQCAEKYQDDMQSIYVTDQEVSIPGWESNIELLENAQTPKISWQPDDIDTLVWLMR, encoded by the coding sequence ATGAACAGGATACAGGAACGAGTAGACGCACTGCTAGAAGCCATTGACAACTGGTTATATACGGACAATGAACACTTAGCAGATGCTATTGACCGCACTGCAAAGGAGGGCTACTTTAGTTTTGAGGATATACAGTTTGCCATAGAAGCGATTAAAGAAAATATAAGCAGAGAAGCCCTTACAAATTGGATGGACCATATTAATTCTGACTCTGAAAATAGTGCTGAAGGACAGAATGTATTATGTTTGCATGCTGGGAACATTCCGTTGGTAGGATTCCAGGATGCTCTGACCACTTTATTAAGCGGGGCAAGATATACCGGAAAAATTTCACGTAAAGATCCCTACCTGCTACCCACTTTTCTAAATGAGGTAAAGCAGATGAGCCTTTGGTCAGATATGGATGTACAGTGGACCCATCGTTTGAACGATTTTGAAGGTATGGCACATGATGCGGTTATTTTTGCAGGGTCTGAATCATCAGTACCGGGAGTAAAAGAAGCTATTCAGCAGTACGATCTTGCCAATGAAGAAACACGATATCTGATCCGTACCGCTCATTTTTCAATAGCCTTTTTGGATCGTGTTAATTCTAAATCAATGCAGGATTTAGCAAGCAGTATTCTTCGTTATGGTGGAAAAGGATGCCGGTCGGTAGCTATTGTTGTTTCTCCATATGAACTTGAAGAGGTAAAAGAGGAGCTTGTCGAAAGTACTAAATCATTTTGGTCTGAAAATCCTCAACACGAAACTCCTGCGCCAAGGTTAAAACATCAGGTTGCCTATAATGAAGCTGTGGAGCGTAATCAGCTTTGGCTGGAATATTTTTTGATCCAAGAAGAAGGAATAGAGTTGGATCAGGATTTTGTCTGTTACTGGGTGCAGGGAGATGAAAAGACGGTGGCACAGTGTGCAGAGAAGTATCAAGATGATATGCAAAGTATTTACGTGACGGATCAGGAGGTCAGTATACCTGGATGGGAATCAAATATCGAACTTCTCGAAAATGCCCAGACACCGAAAATATCATGGCAACCGGATGATATTGATACCCTGGTTTGGTTGATGAGATAG
- the ppsA gene encoding phosphoenolpyruvate synthase, with amino-acid sequence MDKREMILGLSDVNLDMVDKVGGKNASLGEMIGNLADRGINVPEGFVVTVAAYEKYMEFNGLTEHIRTLIDQLDVDDLVQLRKTGMQIRQHIMDGSFPEELKEAIENRYEKLSLEYGKSATDVAVRSSATTEDLPDASFAGQQDSFLNVRGHNNVVNSIKACFASLFTDRAISYRTSAGFDHMTAKLSVCIQKMARSDLGASGVSFSIDPESGFENAVIINGTFGLGELLVQGEISPDEFIIFKPTLAEGKDAIIEKKLGKKTHKLAYGHKPNELTRKLSLEEEQRKQFCLTDEQALQLARWVVEIEKYYTKRNGRWTPVDVEWAYDGLSEELFIVQARPETVHANQKVGSLTEFKIADGNRHERLIFEGIAVGDRIGKGAVNVIHTLDGRDGSADEADFEDGQVLVTEMTDPDWEPLMKKASAIVTNKGGRTCHAAIVARELGIPAIVGATVATQALNNGQEVTVSCAEGSSGKIYEGLIDFEEINHEISGLPKTETPIMLNVASPDMAFKFSKVPNSGVGLAREEFIINNYIHAHPLALLHHRELGDKELTEKIDEITYGYDNESEFFIKKLSYGIAHIGAAFYPNRVIVRFSDFKSNEYRNLVGGSYFEPEEENPMIGWRGASRYYSDKYKEAFGLECQAIKRVRDLYGLTNITVMVPFCRTPEELKKVLATMEEFGLKRGENGLEVYLMAELPSNIMMAEEFAEHIDGFSIGSNDLTQLTLGLDRDSSLVAHVYDERNDAVKRMILMLLEKAKKTGTKVGICGQGPSDFPDFAEFLVANGIDTISVTPDSMFKTLYSISELENKMVEAE; translated from the coding sequence ATGGACAAACGTGAGATGATTTTGGGATTATCAGATGTCAACCTGGATATGGTTGATAAAGTAGGGGGAAAGAATGCCTCACTTGGCGAAATGATTGGCAATCTTGCCGATCGCGGTATTAACGTACCGGAGGGCTTTGTAGTTACCGTTGCGGCTTACGAAAAATATATGGAGTTTAATGGCCTTACAGAGCATATTCGTACATTAATAGACCAGTTGGATGTTGACGATTTGGTTCAGCTTAGGAAAACCGGTATGCAGATACGCCAGCATATCATGGATGGGAGTTTTCCGGAAGAATTGAAAGAAGCAATTGAAAACCGATATGAAAAACTTTCACTGGAATATGGCAAGTCGGCTACTGATGTCGCAGTGCGTTCGTCAGCAACAACAGAAGATCTTCCCGATGCTTCTTTTGCCGGGCAACAAGATTCTTTTTTAAATGTTCGTGGTCATAATAACGTCGTTAATTCAATTAAGGCCTGCTTTGCATCTCTTTTTACAGATAGGGCTATTTCATATCGTACCTCAGCGGGTTTTGATCATATGACTGCAAAACTCTCTGTCTGTATCCAAAAGATGGCACGTTCAGACCTGGGAGCTTCTGGGGTGTCGTTCTCCATAGATCCGGAAAGTGGATTTGAAAATGCTGTGATAATCAATGGAACATTTGGGCTTGGAGAACTGCTGGTACAAGGAGAAATATCACCGGATGAATTTATCATATTCAAACCTACCTTGGCAGAAGGAAAAGACGCTATTATTGAAAAGAAGCTAGGTAAGAAAACACATAAATTAGCGTACGGGCATAAACCTAATGAATTGACTCGAAAATTAAGTCTGGAAGAAGAACAGCGAAAACAATTCTGCTTGACTGATGAACAAGCTTTACAGTTGGCTAGGTGGGTAGTAGAAATTGAAAAATATTACACCAAGCGTAATGGGCGCTGGACACCGGTAGATGTGGAATGGGCTTATGATGGATTATCTGAAGAGCTTTTCATTGTACAGGCACGACCTGAAACTGTGCATGCCAATCAAAAGGTTGGAAGCCTTACTGAATTTAAAATTGCAGATGGAAACCGGCATGAACGGCTTATTTTTGAAGGAATTGCAGTGGGAGATCGAATTGGAAAAGGAGCAGTAAATGTTATCCATACTCTCGATGGACGGGATGGCTCTGCCGATGAAGCTGACTTTGAAGATGGGCAGGTATTGGTAACAGAGATGACCGATCCCGATTGGGAACCTCTGATGAAAAAAGCCTCGGCCATTGTTACTAATAAAGGGGGACGAACCTGTCATGCTGCTATTGTTGCACGCGAGTTGGGTATTCCTGCTATTGTAGGGGCAACAGTTGCTACGCAAGCACTCAATAATGGTCAAGAGGTAACAGTGTCTTGTGCGGAAGGTAGTTCTGGGAAGATCTATGAAGGGTTAATTGATTTTGAAGAGATTAATCATGAGATATCAGGTCTTCCTAAAACAGAAACACCTATTATGTTGAATGTAGCCTCACCGGATATGGCATTCAAATTTAGTAAAGTTCCCAATTCCGGTGTTGGATTGGCCCGCGAAGAATTTATCATCAATAACTATATCCATGCTCATCCATTGGCATTACTTCATCACAGAGAGCTAGGGGATAAGGAGCTCACGGAAAAAATTGATGAGATTACATATGGCTATGATAATGAATCTGAGTTCTTTATCAAGAAGCTTTCTTATGGGATTGCACATATAGGTGCTGCTTTTTATCCCAACAGGGTTATTGTACGGTTTTCTGATTTCAAATCTAATGAGTACCGAAATTTGGTTGGAGGTAGTTATTTTGAGCCAGAAGAAGAGAATCCGATGATTGGCTGGCGGGGAGCTTCACGATACTATTCTGACAAATACAAAGAAGCTTTTGGCCTGGAATGTCAAGCTATTAAACGGGTTCGAGATCTGTATGGCCTTACTAATATTACAGTAATGGTTCCATTTTGCCGCACTCCTGAAGAGCTGAAAAAAGTACTTGCTACAATGGAAGAGTTTGGTCTTAAGCGTGGAGAAAACGGTTTGGAAGTCTACCTGATGGCTGAATTACCTTCTAATATTATGATGGCTGAAGAATTTGCAGAACATATAGATGGATTTTCAATAGGTTCTAATGATCTAACACAACTTACTTTAGGATTGGATCGCGATTCTTCACTAGTGGCTCATGTTTATGATGAAAGAAATGATGCGGTAAAGCGGATGATTTTAATGCTGCTGGAAAAAGCCAAAAAGACTGGCACTAAAGTTGGAATCTGTGGACAAGGTCCCTCAGATTTCCCTGATTTCGCTGAGTTTTTAGTAGCCAATGGCATTGATACAATATCAGTTACTCCAGATTCAATGTTTAAAACATTATATTCTATCAGTGAGCTGGAGAATAAGATGGTGGAAGCCGAATAA
- a CDS encoding VPS10 domain-containing protein: MKTKLSTLLLILFAVSALPMAAQDNGSIVSETSYNGLKLRSVGPALTSGRIADIAIHPNDENTWYVAVGSGGVWKTKNSGTTWDSIFDNQSSYSIGSVTIDPNNPNTIWVGSGENVGGRHVGYGDGVYRSTDGGSSWENMGLKDSEHISKIVVHPENSDIIWVAAQGPLWSKGGERGLYKSTDGGNNWRKVLGDDEWVGVTDLVLDPRNPDRMYAATWQRHRTAAAYMGGGPGTGIYKSTDGGENWDEKKSGLPSSNMGKIGLAISPQKPDIVYAAITLDRTTGGVYKSDNRGASWKKMSNTVAGGTGPHYYQELYASPHHFGRIYLMDVRIEVSNDHGDNFSNLQEEAKHSDSHAMAFRKDDPDYLLVGSDGGIYESFDNGDNWNFINNMPITQFYKVAVDDAKPFYNIYGGTQDNGSQTGPSRTDNEDGIRNADWKKTLFADGHDTATEPGNPNIFYAETQQGGLHRIDKTTGDQVYIQPQAGDGEESERFNWDAPVEVSPHNPKKLLVASQRVWISENRGNSWTAISGDLTLDQNRLKLPIMGKQRSWDNPWDMNAMSNFNTITSLAESPEKEGLIYAGTDDGRIQVTENGGESWREIELSDIDGVPSKAFINDIKADRFDVNTVYVAMDDHKNGDLNPYLIKSTDRGESWELISDDLPDRHLVWRVIQDHENKDLLFAGTEFGIFFTVDGGENWQQLKGGVPTISFRDLEIQRDHNDLIGASFGRSFYILDDYSPLRKVNAQTLNQEAKLFTPRDTYWYIENSVVGSMGANHFKADNPPFGTVFTYYLKDSYNSLETQRKKKEKDLKKDEDVPFPGWDNLEKEMREQKPKVVITIKNDDGNVVNRVTGPASKGFHRVNWELKYPSKDVVEMEESSQGYFGGGFMATPGTYTATLSKVVRGEVTQLSDPVTFEVVPLRDGALEGASNEEIIAFREELEKFQQDLTRTTNSLQNAMNTVGALQRALSRADQEAPEVYKRLNESRLQLKELNEQMNGSEAKQQVGQLDDEPSPRSRLFVGYRSLRTTYGPTQMHKEAIETGKEELATFKEDLSKFTENVIPELKQAVQEAGAPPIEEK; encoded by the coding sequence ATGAAAACAAAACTTAGTACTCTTCTGCTGATCCTTTTCGCGGTAAGTGCCCTACCAATGGCTGCCCAAGATAATGGATCAATTGTATCAGAAACGAGCTACAATGGATTAAAATTACGTAGCGTTGGTCCCGCCCTTACATCAGGGCGTATTGCCGATATCGCCATACATCCCAATGATGAAAACACATGGTATGTGGCAGTAGGTTCGGGAGGCGTTTGGAAAACGAAAAATTCAGGAACAACCTGGGATTCTATCTTTGATAACCAATCCTCGTATTCTATTGGTTCGGTTACTATAGATCCCAACAATCCAAATACCATTTGGGTAGGTTCCGGCGAAAATGTAGGTGGACGTCATGTTGGCTATGGAGATGGTGTTTATCGAAGCACAGATGGTGGCTCCAGCTGGGAAAATATGGGACTCAAGGATTCCGAACATATTTCTAAGATTGTCGTGCATCCCGAAAATTCAGATATCATCTGGGTAGCTGCCCAGGGACCACTTTGGAGCAAAGGCGGTGAACGTGGCTTATATAAGTCTACTGATGGTGGTAACAACTGGAGAAAGGTATTGGGTGATGATGAATGGGTTGGTGTAACAGATCTGGTTCTGGATCCCCGTAACCCTGACAGAATGTATGCCGCAACCTGGCAACGACATCGTACCGCTGCAGCATATATGGGAGGTGGCCCCGGTACCGGCATATACAAAAGTACCGACGGTGGAGAAAACTGGGATGAGAAAAAAAGCGGGCTCCCCAGTTCTAATATGGGTAAAATTGGGCTGGCAATATCGCCCCAAAAACCGGATATCGTCTATGCGGCAATTACCCTTGACCGAACAACCGGTGGTGTCTATAAATCTGACAATCGCGGTGCCTCTTGGAAAAAGATGTCTAACACGGTAGCAGGTGGTACCGGCCCACATTATTATCAAGAACTGTACGCCTCCCCTCATCATTTTGGAAGGATCTATCTGATGGATGTTAGAATTGAAGTATCTAACGACCACGGAGATAATTTTAGTAATCTCCAAGAAGAGGCTAAGCACTCAGACAGTCATGCCATGGCATTTCGAAAAGATGATCCTGATTACCTGTTAGTAGGATCTGATGGTGGAATTTATGAGAGCTTCGACAATGGCGACAACTGGAACTTCATCAACAATATGCCCATTACCCAGTTCTATAAAGTGGCAGTAGATGATGCAAAACCGTTCTATAATATTTATGGTGGCACCCAGGATAATGGTTCTCAAACCGGGCCATCACGTACCGACAATGAAGATGGAATCCGTAATGCCGACTGGAAAAAAACGCTTTTTGCGGATGGGCATGACACCGCTACTGAACCGGGGAATCCTAACATTTTTTATGCTGAAACTCAGCAAGGAGGCCTACACCGCATCGATAAAACAACCGGTGACCAAGTGTACATTCAGCCACAGGCCGGTGATGGCGAAGAGTCTGAACGCTTTAACTGGGATGCTCCCGTTGAAGTAAGTCCCCACAATCCCAAAAAATTGCTTGTAGCTTCACAACGGGTTTGGATATCTGAAAATCGGGGCAACAGCTGGACTGCCATCTCAGGAGATCTTACTCTGGATCAAAATCGCCTCAAGCTCCCTATCATGGGTAAACAGCGCAGCTGGGATAACCCATGGGATATGAATGCCATGTCGAACTTTAATACTATTACCTCGCTGGCAGAATCTCCTGAAAAAGAAGGGCTGATTTATGCCGGTACCGATGACGGACGTATTCAGGTTACTGAGAATGGCGGTGAAAGTTGGCGTGAAATTGAACTTTCGGATATTGATGGTGTCCCTTCCAAAGCCTTTATCAATGATATTAAAGCAGATCGCTTTGATGTTAATACGGTCTATGTAGCAATGGATGACCATAAGAATGGCGATTTAAATCCATATCTCATTAAAAGTACCGACCGTGGAGAGTCTTGGGAATTAATCAGTGATGACCTTCCTGATCGCCACTTAGTCTGGAGAGTTATCCAAGATCATGAGAACAAGGATCTGCTTTTTGCAGGAACAGAATTTGGAATCTTCTTTACTGTTGACGGAGGCGAAAACTGGCAACAACTAAAGGGGGGAGTTCCAACAATCTCATTCCGCGACTTGGAAATTCAGCGCGACCATAATGACCTTATTGGTGCTTCCTTTGGGCGCAGTTTCTATATTCTTGATGACTATAGCCCGCTCCGCAAAGTCAATGCGCAAACACTCAACCAAGAAGCTAAACTCTTTACTCCGCGTGACACCTACTGGTATATTGAAAATAGTGTCGTAGGATCCATGGGGGCTAATCACTTTAAAGCTGATAATCCACCATTTGGAACAGTCTTCACCTATTATCTCAAAGACAGTTATAACTCACTGGAAACTCAGCGTAAAAAGAAGGAAAAAGACCTTAAAAAAGATGAAGATGTACCTTTTCCCGGCTGGGATAACCTTGAAAAAGAAATGCGGGAACAAAAGCCCAAAGTTGTAATTACAATCAAAAATGACGATGGGAATGTTGTTAACCGTGTTACAGGGCCTGCCAGCAAAGGTTTCCATAGAGTGAATTGGGAACTAAAATATCCATCCAAAGATGTTGTTGAGATGGAAGAATCTTCACAAGGTTACTTTGGTGGAGGCTTTATGGCTACTCCCGGCACCTACACTGCTACACTTTCAAAAGTAGTTCGCGGAGAAGTTACTCAACTTTCTGACCCGGTTACTTTTGAGGTTGTCCCCCTTCGTGACGGTGCGCTGGAAGGAGCATCCAACGAAGAAATTATTGCATTTCGCGAGGAGCTTGAAAAGTTCCAACAAGATCTAACCCGAACCACTAATTCATTGCAGAATGCAATGAATACCGTGGGCGCTTTACAGCGTGCACTGTCCAGGGCAGATCAAGAAGCTCCTGAAGTTTATAAACGTCTTAATGAAAGTCGTTTGCAGCTTAAAGAGCTCAATGAACAGATGAATGGCAGCGAAGCTAAGCAACAAGTGGGTCAGCTAGATGACGAACCTTCGCCACGCTCTCGATTATTTGTTGGGTACCGTTCCCTTCGTACTACGTACGGCCCTACACAAATGCATAAAGAAGCCATTGAAACAGGTAAAGAAGAGCTGGCAACATTTAAGGAAGATCTTAGCAAATTTACTGAAAATGTGATACCTGAACTTAAACAAGCGGTTCAAGAAGCAGGTGCTCCTCCTATAGAAGAGAAATAG